GGCTGTTGGCTTTTGGCTTTTGGCTATTAGCTGCTCATACAGCCAACCGCCAAAAGCCAACGGCGGTATATTATGTTCTGCTGCTTCCCTTAACTCCCTTTCAACAGGCCTTAAGAAGCTTTCGGAATAATCACCAGCCTGCCCTGCTCCACCCTCACCGCAGCAGGAAAGTTGCCAAGCTTACGGTACAGTGCGTCCCCGTCATCAAGAGGAATGATTGGCAAGCTACCCAGCTCCTGCCTGAGAGCTTTCTTCAGCTGGTCAATCATCAGTGTCTCGATCATGGCAATGTCCAGATCGATATGCGCCTTCTCCAGCAGAATGTTTGAGAAAAAGAAGGCCCGGTCACCCGGCTGGTATTCCAGGTTGGCAATGCCTTCTACCTGGAAAGGAACAGGATCGGTAACGCCTCCGTCCAGATAGTTACTGAAGACATCCGCATCCAGCGTTCCCCTGAACTGGAAACCAATCGCCTGATAATCACCATGAAGCGTCAGTTTTGGGGTTTCCAGATAGAGCTGAACATTCACAATGGGCGGTAATACCTGCAAATTACGAATCTGTGGCGACATAAATTTCTGGTTAACCAGAGTCTGCAACTCCTCTGAGGTAAGCGTTACTGACCGGGATTGCGAACACCCGGCGAACATAGCCAGCAGCGAAAACACCAGCGCCAGCGAAAGGTTAAATGGAACGCTCCAGAATCCGACTAGCTTTTTCAACGATTTTCCCTCGACTTGATGCCAACCCGTCAGCCCAGCGAATGGGTTCAGGCAGCTTGTAACCGGCAAGACTGTCCTGCACAAAATGCACAGCGGAGGTCAGAGAAATTCTGTGCCCAATACTCACATACAGAGGCTTAACGCCGGTGCGGCTGCGCAGAACAGAACCAATGGTTTCCTGGCCATCCATCAACGCAACGAGGCTATCCTTTTCAACAGGCAAGGCGTCATGTTCTCCACAGAGTCTCTGTTTAGCAACACCAATGGCAGGAATACCGGACAACAGACCCACATGGCAGGCCACGCCAAATCGCCGGGGATGCGCCCTGCCCTGTCCGTCACATAATAAAAGGTCTGGTTGCACCGTCAGTTGCTGCAAAGCAGTCAGAACCGCAGGTGCTTCACGAAAAGATAATAGCCCTGGAATATAGGGCATGCAGGTAGGCAGCTGGGCAATGGCGAAATCCACCAGCCGCATGGTTGGAAAATCAAGGACGGCCACTGCCGCCCTGGTCACAGAACCTTTTTCTTCAAAGCCGACGTCCACACCAGCCACTGTATAGACGTCTCCAACATCATCACAGCAGACAATCTGTCTGGCCATTGCCTGTTGCCAGTCCCTGGCTTCAGCAACTGTCAGGCAACGACCTTGTGATTCAAAGGTAAACAAATAGTGACCTCCAGACCCGGATGAACATTCCTTGCTGTAATGGTGCCGCCATGATTTTTCACAGCCCCCATCGCAATGGACGTTCCCAGCCCAAAGCCATCATTCTCTTTACCACGAGTGTCGTCCACCCTGAAGAACGGCTCAAACATTGAATCCAGCGCATCTTCCGGCATACCCGGCCCAAAGTCCCTGACAGTGACAACGGCATAACGCTTGTGCTTCTTCAGTGCCACTTCCACACGGCTGCCTTCGGGCGTAAAACGAATGGCATTGCGCACCATATTTTCAATGGCACTGCCCAGCCAGTCTTTT
Above is a genomic segment from Endozoicomonas euniceicola containing:
- the nfi gene encoding deoxyribonuclease V (cleaves DNA at apurinic or apyrimidinic sites), producing the protein MFTFESQGRCLTVAEARDWQQAMARQIVCCDDVGDVYTVAGVDVGFEEKGSVTRAAVAVLDFPTMRLVDFAIAQLPTCMPYIPGLLSFREAPAVLTALQQLTVQPDLLLCDGQGRAHPRRFGVACHVGLLSGIPAIGVAKQRLCGEHDALPVEKDSLVALMDGQETIGSVLRSRTGVKPLYVSIGHRISLTSAVHFVQDSLAGYKLPEPIRWADGLASSRGKIVEKASRILERSI